The Aerococcaceae bacterium DSM 111021 genome includes a region encoding these proteins:
- a CDS encoding DegV family protein encodes MKKWKIIVDSGSSIRELDSTNKNVGFEIVPLMINIGNDVYVDTEDIDIADFLTKLKETKQATSSACPSPEVYANRFDGAENIICFTISSELSGSYNSASIGKDLALERNSDLNIHIFNSRSAGAEMDLLAKKAFELAKNDISFDNMVSEMNSYHDNVDIAFLLESVDNLVKNGRVSKIVGQMIGLLGIRLIGNRTPEGTIQLAHKSKGQKRALKTLINELKSKGYNGGKIETSHVLNLDIAEAFKEEILKEYPTAEISTRVTSALCSYYAEHNGMIVGFETN; translated from the coding sequence ATGAAAAAATGGAAAATTATTGTCGACTCAGGGTCGTCAATTCGTGAACTAGATTCAACGAATAAAAATGTTGGTTTTGAAATTGTTCCTTTAATGATTAATATTGGAAATGATGTTTATGTCGATACTGAAGACATTGATATCGCAGATTTTTTAACTAAATTAAAAGAAACTAAACAAGCAACCTCAAGTGCATGCCCTTCTCCAGAAGTTTATGCAAATCGATTTGATGGTGCAGAGAATATTATCTGCTTTACTATCTCTTCTGAACTATCAGGAAGTTATAATAGTGCCTCAATTGGTAAGGACCTTGCATTGGAAAGAAATTCAGATTTAAATATTCATATATTCAACAGTCGTTCAGCTGGTGCTGAGATGGACTTGCTAGCAAAGAAAGCTTTTGAATTAGCAAAAAATGATATTTCATTCGATAATATGGTAAGTGAAATGAATTCTTATCACGACAATGTGGATATTGCATTCTTATTAGAATCAGTAGACAACTTGGTAAAAAATGGTCGTGTGTCTAAAATTGTTGGACAAATGATTGGTTTACTAGGTATTCGTTTAATAGGTAATCGTACTCCAGAAGGTACCATTCAACTTGCTCATAAGTCTAAAGGTCAAAAAAGAGCTTTAAAGACTTTAATTAACGAGTTAAAATCAAAAGGATATAATGGTGGTAAAATCGAAACGTCTCATGTTCTTAACTTAGACATTGCAGAAGCTTTTAAAGAAGAAATTCTCAAAGAGTATCCTACCGCTGAAATTTCTACACGCGTTACAAGTGCATTATGTAGCTACTACGCAGAACATAATGGAATGATTGTTGGTTTTGAAACAAATTAA
- a CDS encoding bifunctional metallophosphatase/5'-nucleotidase yields MRLKILHTNDLHGHLEHWPLISKFIEENQALATAKGEALLTIDVGDAMDSVHPLVEATYGKVIVDLFNQARYDVVTVGNNEGLNFSKERLTELYSRANFSVTVANLFDNETQEVPSYAKNIVYKDIDGLKVAFIGLTAPYKTYDLNGYIIENPIDSLQYTLQQVNQEETDLIILLSHLGIETDRYIANLFPEIQLIIGAHTHHVLIEGDWENQSFLCAAGKYGNFVGTIDLYFDRTTKTWQMTAEVLSIHQLSQRYNQSEESDYYKQKGIEQLEERLVAEIPETFQALDSYGPQSFIQMALDSMTEATDVENALLSTGLFLSDLPRGKITEHHLHEALPHPMHLAVVEMKGEKLTEMLNEMRNQREDLRYKLINGLGFRGKIFGEIVYKGFYYNESNHQWEVNGQSINNEHDYKFVTVDHIWFLPFFPTINNHGNPQLIFPDFLRHTVRNYLNKSYPLEGGE; encoded by the coding sequence TTGCGTCTAAAAATACTACATACCAATGACCTACATGGGCACTTAGAACATTGGCCATTAATATCCAAGTTTATTGAGGAAAATCAAGCACTTGCAACAGCAAAAGGAGAGGCTTTATTAACGATTGATGTTGGTGATGCTATGGATTCAGTACACCCTTTAGTTGAAGCAACTTATGGAAAAGTTATAGTTGATTTATTCAATCAAGCTAGGTACGATGTAGTGACTGTCGGGAATAATGAAGGGTTAAACTTTTCAAAAGAGAGATTGACAGAGTTGTATTCAAGGGCTAATTTTTCAGTGACTGTTGCAAATTTATTTGACAATGAAACTCAGGAAGTTCCATCATATGCAAAAAATATTGTATATAAGGACATTGATGGTCTCAAGGTTGCTTTTATTGGCCTAACTGCGCCGTATAAAACTTATGACTTAAACGGATATATAATTGAGAACCCGATTGATAGTTTGCAATATACACTTCAGCAAGTAAACCAAGAAGAAACTGACTTGATTATATTATTATCCCATCTTGGAATAGAAACGGATAGGTATATAGCAAATCTTTTTCCAGAAATTCAACTTATCATAGGTGCACATACACATCATGTACTTATTGAAGGTGATTGGGAGAACCAGAGTTTTTTATGTGCAGCAGGGAAATATGGTAACTTCGTTGGAACAATCGATTTATATTTTGACAGAACAACAAAAACGTGGCAGATGACAGCAGAGGTACTATCTATCCATCAGCTAAGTCAAAGATATAATCAATCAGAGGAATCAGATTACTACAAACAAAAAGGTATAGAACAACTTGAAGAAAGATTAGTAGCTGAAATACCAGAAACATTTCAAGCTTTGGATTCATACGGACCGCAATCATTTATTCAAATGGCTCTGGATTCTATGACTGAAGCAACTGATGTTGAAAATGCTCTTTTAAGTACGGGGTTATTCTTGAGTGATCTACCAAGAGGGAAAATCACAGAACACCATTTGCATGAAGCACTACCACACCCAATGCATCTGGCAGTAGTTGAAATGAAAGGTGAAAAACTGACAGAGATGCTGAATGAAATGAGAAATCAAAGGGAAGACTTGAGATATAAATTAATTAATGGACTTGGCTTTCGTGGTAAAATATTTGGAGAGATAGTCTATAAAGGCTTTTACTATAATGAAAGTAATCATCAATGGGAAGTTAATGGGCAATCAATAAATAATGAACACGACTACAAATTTGTGACAGTTGATCATATTTGGTTTCTACCATTCTTTCCAACAATCAATAATCACGGGAATCCACAATTAATTTTTCCAGACTTTTTACGACATACAGTAAGAAACTATTTAAATAAATCATACCCATTAGAAGGAGGCGAGTGA
- a CDS encoding YutD family protein: MGTKKTMTNQLESILDDIIQGENIDDKQIHLINDETVQISTQEYRILVNYREGFEQDAFSNRYQTFFEKFDFIVGDWGHDQLRLRGFYQLGKRKVPRDQQIDFLDDYIKEYCNFGAAYFVLGKVEAVEKFNQLEKKESRNKKVTRKPSKQRPKTTHLTTTKDNEKLENDVLKPRNTRRKRTFKKNQSTSEVHKPHKIIEKTSEKITNDKKFVIKKVKKN; the protein is encoded by the coding sequence TTGGGAACTAAAAAAACAATGACAAATCAACTTGAATCTATATTAGATGATATTATACAAGGTGAAAATATCGACGATAAACAAATTCATCTGATTAATGATGAAACAGTTCAAATTAGTACACAAGAATATCGCATTTTAGTGAATTACCGTGAAGGATTTGAACAAGATGCATTCTCTAATCGCTATCAAACGTTTTTTGAGAAATTTGATTTTATTGTCGGTGACTGGGGACATGACCAATTACGCTTAAGAGGGTTTTATCAACTAGGAAAACGTAAAGTACCTAGAGACCAGCAGATAGATTTTTTAGATGACTATATCAAAGAATATTGTAATTTTGGCGCTGCTTATTTTGTCTTGGGTAAGGTTGAAGCAGTAGAGAAATTTAACCAGCTCGAAAAGAAAGAATCGAGAAACAAAAAGGTAACTAGAAAGCCTAGTAAGCAAAGACCTAAAACAACTCATTTAACGACCACAAAAGATAATGAAAAATTAGAAAATGATGTATTAAAACCAAGGAATACTCGTAGAAAAAGAACATTTAAGAAAAATCAAAGCACTAGTGAAGTGCATAAACCACATAAGATAATCGAAAAAACGAGTGAGAAAATAACCAATGATAAAAAGTTTGTGATCAAGAAGGTGAAAAAGAACTAA
- a CDS encoding TIGR01457 family HAD-type hydrolase translates to MTKYEGYLIDLDGTTYRGKERIPEAEVFIRNLLKNEFPFKLVTNNATKTVDEIVHNLNTYYEIPIDESHVYTSIIALGDYIELNHPGANVYVLGESALMNQVIDRGFTVDSNKKVDVVVQGLKRDVTYDELTVAVQAILSGAEYVVTNTDRLIPTETGLNPSSGAITSFIQFATRKKPIIIGKPNKPIMEGALAQLGISKDKVLMIGDNYDTDIMAGMNMGMDTLLVLTGITIRDDLKVIPEQPTYIVESLSEWER, encoded by the coding sequence ATGACAAAGTATGAGGGTTATTTAATTGATTTAGATGGAACAACTTATAGAGGTAAGGAGCGTATTCCTGAAGCTGAGGTCTTTATTCGTAACTTGTTAAAGAATGAATTTCCATTTAAATTAGTTACAAATAATGCAACTAAAACAGTAGATGAAATTGTACATAATTTAAATACATATTATGAAATACCAATTGATGAGTCCCATGTATATACGTCAATTATTGCATTAGGAGACTATATAGAATTGAACCATCCTGGCGCGAATGTTTATGTGTTAGGTGAATCAGCTTTAATGAATCAAGTAATTGATAGAGGTTTTACAGTCGATTCAAATAAAAAAGTCGATGTTGTTGTACAAGGATTAAAACGAGATGTCACATATGATGAATTGACAGTAGCAGTTCAAGCTATTCTTTCGGGGGCGGAATATGTTGTCACGAATACAGACCGTTTGATACCAACTGAAACAGGACTGAATCCAAGTTCGGGAGCAATTACATCATTTATTCAATTTGCAACAAGAAAAAAACCAATCATTATTGGTAAACCGAATAAACCAATTATGGAAGGTGCACTTGCTCAACTGGGTATCAGTAAAGATAAAGTGCTAATGATTGGCGATAATTATGATACTGATATTATGGCAGGAATGAATATGGGAATGGATACATTGCTTGTATTAACTGGGATTACGATTAGAGATGACTTGAAAGTCATACCAGAACAACCAACATATATCGTAGAATCACTCTCAGAATGGGAGCGATAA
- a CDS encoding TIGR01906 family membrane protein — MDILKRGVSSLVIFLFAISTSITTVIFTSPFVYSLCIGWFNLSSISGLTQEQLMINYEAILKYLINPTIHELNMPYFSMSQGGAQHFDEVKVLFFVNFIIFVILLLLTICAIVLIKKNNWQILMVPHFTFKLSFPLIFLFFIVIAFDRVFIIFHQLLFNNDLWLFNPLEDPVITVLPQEFFMLLFIIVLLAYEAVVLAIRKIIYWRK, encoded by the coding sequence ATGGATATTCTCAAACGAGGCGTTAGTAGTCTGGTTATCTTTTTATTCGCAATATCCACGTCAATCACGACGGTCATATTCACATCACCGTTTGTCTATTCATTATGCATTGGTTGGTTTAATTTATCATCAATATCGGGTTTAACTCAGGAACAATTGATGATAAATTATGAAGCTATTTTGAAGTATTTAATTAACCCAACCATTCATGAATTGAATATGCCTTATTTTAGTATGTCACAAGGTGGAGCACAGCATTTTGATGAAGTTAAAGTATTATTTTTTGTTAATTTCATAATCTTCGTCATTTTATTATTATTAACAATTTGTGCCATTGTATTAATTAAGAAGAATAATTGGCAAATACTGATGGTTCCACATTTTACGTTTAAATTGTCATTCCCATTAATCTTTTTATTTTTCATAGTGATTGCTTTTGACAGGGTCTTTATTATTTTTCATCAGTTACTATTTAATAATGATTTATGGCTATTCAATCCACTTGAGGATCCAGTTATTACAGTATTGCCTCAAGAGTTTTTTATGTTATTATTCATAATTGTTTTATTGGCATACGAAGCAGTCGTACTAGCAATTCGCAAAATTATATATTGGCGTAAATAA
- a CDS encoding phosphatidylglycerophosphatase A: MTKNEQYIKQSRLEDQAHYLLNDRGVKLTDIAEIVYDLQKDYVEDLTMDYCLENVIAVMKKREVQNAVITGIEIDIAAERKQFSPVLNDLLMRDEGLYGIDEVLVLSIVNVYGSIGLTNFGYVDKLKPGIIGELNDSKDEHCNTFIDDIVGALAAAAASRIAHSQPQTDEVNANPTPEESYEDAHEN; this comes from the coding sequence ATGACAAAAAACGAACAATATATTAAACAAAGTCGCCTTGAAGATCAAGCTCATTATTTATTGAATGATCGAGGCGTTAAGTTAACAGATATCGCTGAGATTGTGTATGATTTACAAAAAGATTATGTTGAAGATTTAACAATGGATTATTGTTTAGAGAATGTTATTGCTGTTATGAAAAAACGTGAAGTACAAAACGCAGTAATTACTGGAATTGAAATTGATATTGCTGCAGAACGCAAACAGTTTTCTCCGGTCTTGAATGATTTACTTATGCGTGATGAAGGATTATATGGAATTGATGAGGTATTAGTATTATCAATTGTTAATGTTTATGGTTCGATTGGATTAACTAACTTTGGTTATGTAGACAAACTAAAACCTGGCATTATCGGTGAACTGAATGATAGTAAAGATGAACATTGTAATACGTTTATTGATGATATCGTAGGAGCACTTGCTGCAGCAGCAGCAAGTAGAATTGCTCATTCACAGCCTCAAACCGATGAAGTGAATGCAAATCCAACTCCAGAAGAATCTTACGAAGATGCACATGAAAATTAA
- a CDS encoding NAD(P)/FAD-dependent oxidoreductase, with product MSFKESLFDITIVGGGPVGLFTAFYAGLRNAKTKIIESLESLGGQPAHLYAEKNIYDIPGYPAVKGDELERNLIRQLSRFDITIQLGEEVLHVNKKIADEGFEYFEIITNEQIHYSRTVILAIGNGAFSPRKLSLPDAEMYEDSNLHYYVNNIEQFTGRTVAICGGGDSAVDWALALEPLANKVYLIHRRDKFRAVESSVMQLENSTVELLTPYIPDSINGDNNHIQSINLKKVKSDETMSLEIDNFIVSYGFTSSIGEIRKWGFNLNRNTIEVNSQYETNIPGIYAVGDIAHYEGKVRIIATGFGEAPQAVNHALLKIDPTNVNPPIHSSDLF from the coding sequence TTGAGTTTTAAAGAGTCCTTGTTTGATATTACAATTGTTGGAGGGGGTCCAGTTGGTTTATTCACAGCATTTTATGCAGGATTACGTAATGCTAAAACTAAGATTATTGAAAGTCTTGAATCTTTAGGCGGTCAACCGGCTCACCTTTATGCTGAAAAAAACATTTACGACATTCCAGGCTACCCTGCTGTTAAAGGTGATGAATTAGAACGTAATTTAATTCGACAACTTTCTCGCTTTGATATAACTATTCAACTTGGCGAGGAAGTCTTGCACGTTAATAAGAAGATTGCTGACGAAGGATTTGAATATTTTGAGATTATAACGAATGAACAAATTCATTATTCACGTACCGTCATTCTAGCAATTGGTAACGGAGCATTTTCTCCCAGAAAATTAAGTCTCCCAGATGCGGAGATGTATGAAGACAGTAATCTTCATTACTATGTTAATAACATTGAACAATTTACTGGAAGAACTGTTGCTATATGTGGTGGTGGTGATTCTGCCGTTGATTGGGCCTTAGCTCTCGAACCTTTAGCTAATAAAGTGTACTTAATTCATCGCCGTGATAAATTCAGAGCCGTTGAAAGTAGTGTTATGCAGTTAGAAAATTCTACCGTAGAACTTCTTACTCCATATATCCCAGATTCAATTAACGGAGATAACAATCATATCCAGTCAATTAATTTGAAGAAAGTAAAATCTGATGAGACAATGTCACTAGAGATTGATAACTTTATTGTAAGTTATGGCTTTACTTCTAGTATAGGCGAGATTCGTAAATGGGGATTCAATTTAAACCGAAATACTATTGAAGTGAATTCACAATACGAAACAAATATACCCGGCATATATGCTGTTGGAGACATCGCTCATTATGAAGGTAAAGTAAGAATCATTGCAACTGGTTTTGGGGAAGCTCCTCAAGCTGTTAATCATGCTCTATTAAAGATTGATCCTACAAATGTTAATCCGCCTATTCACAGTTCAGATTTATTTTAA
- a CDS encoding divergent PAP2 family protein encodes MNFPLVASLVSIMFAQLIKYPIAYLTNRKSAKINLIASTGGMPSSHSAAVSSLTTALILEHGFSSPYVAISTVFAVIIMFDSMGVRRQSGEQGIVLDILARKHLAELDYVADEISYNEDEDNPLILSYNIEEYERMIINRYLGHKPSEVIVGTLTGGFIAVFLRLVLL; translated from the coding sequence ATGAATTTCCCTTTAGTTGCGTCATTAGTTTCAATTATGTTTGCACAATTAATTAAATATCCAATTGCTTATTTAACCAATCGGAAAAGTGCAAAAATTAATTTAATTGCTTCAACGGGTGGTATGCCAAGTTCTCACTCAGCAGCTGTGAGTAGTTTGACTACTGCTTTAATTTTAGAACATGGTTTTAGTTCTCCTTACGTTGCGATATCTACAGTCTTTGCAGTAATCATTATGTTCGACTCTATGGGAGTGCGCCGTCAGAGTGGAGAGCAAGGTATAGTGTTAGACATTCTAGCACGTAAACATCTGGCAGAATTAGATTATGTAGCAGATGAGATAAGTTATAATGAGGATGAAGATAATCCTTTAATACTTAGCTACAATATAGAAGAATACGAAAGAATGATAATAAACCGTTATCTAGGTCACAAACCTAGTGAAGTTATTGTTGGCACTTTAACTGGTGGATTTATTGCCGTTTTCCTAAGATTAGTTTTATTATAA